A portion of the Sphingobacterium spiritivorum genome contains these proteins:
- the ytxJ gene encoding bacillithiol system redox-active protein YtxJ, with amino-acid sequence MNWKNITSIPQLDEIIADNQIHAIFKHSTRCPVSSMAKRSLEFNEDLLPEGASIFYLDLIAHRDVSNAIAEKWNIRHESPQVLIVKGTEALYNASHEDIDMADIAKFFTL; translated from the coding sequence ATGAACTGGAAAAACATAACATCAATACCCCAATTAGATGAAATCATAGCGGATAATCAGATTCATGCTATATTCAAACATAGTACACGATGCCCGGTAAGCAGCATGGCAAAAAGATCTCTGGAATTTAATGAAGATTTACTGCCTGAAGGTGCGAGCATTTTTTATCTGGATCTGATTGCACACCGGGATGTTTCTAATGCAATTGCGGAGAAATGGAACATCAGACATGAATCTCCTCAGGTACTGATTGTAAAAGGAACTGAAGCCTTATATAATGCCTCACATGAGGATATAGATATGGCGGATATTGCTAAATTCTTTACATTATAA
- the ribH gene encoding 6,7-dimethyl-8-ribityllumazine synthase: MASNLKNLSDFSHIQVGDAKQFKFGIVVSQWNAQVTGALLNGAVEGLLKHNALESNIEIVEVPGSYELISGADIVLRNKDFDAVICLGCVIQGETRHFDFICDAVANGVANASLKYGKPVIFGVLTTDNLQQALDRAGGIHGNKGEEAAITAIQMAHISAKYA; the protein is encoded by the coding sequence ATGGCAAGTAATCTTAAAAATTTATCCGATTTTTCTCATATACAGGTCGGTGACGCAAAGCAATTCAAATTCGGAATCGTAGTGTCTCAGTGGAACGCTCAGGTAACCGGAGCGCTCTTAAATGGAGCAGTTGAAGGACTGTTGAAACATAATGCTTTAGAAAGCAATATTGAGATTGTAGAAGTACCCGGAAGCTACGAGCTTATATCCGGTGCGGATATAGTATTGAGAAACAAAGATTTTGACGCTGTAATCTGCCTAGGTTGTGTTATTCAGGGAGAAACCAGACATTTTGATTTTATCTGCGACGCAGTGGCTAATGGTGTGGCTAATGCCTCTTTAAAATATGGGAAACCGGTTATCTTTGGTGTATTGACAACGGATAATTTACAGCAGGCCCTGGATCGTGCTGGCGGTATTCACGGTAATAAAGGTGAAGAAGCTGCAATTACAGCTATCCAGATGGCTCATATCAGTGCAAAGTATGCCTAA